A region from the Streptosporangium sp. NBC_01756 genome encodes:
- a CDS encoding TrkH family potassium uptake protein — translation MIRRPVSRTLLERFQHPAQIIVTAFAAAAAVGTGLLDTPWAAESGVETRLIDALFTAVSAVCVTGLVTVDTASHWSAFGEVVIMVLIQIGGLGIMTLATLFAMMISGRIGLRARMWAQAETKAPHLSDLRRVIGNVVLFTLACEALVAVALAARFAIGYGESPGRAAYLGLFHAISAFNNAGFGLWPDNLMRFSTDVWVCLPIVAAVIVGGLGYPVIFELRRSWRRPERWSMLTRITVTTTLVLLVAGFAVFTITEWANPKTLGPMGVGGKLLAGFFTGVMPRTAGFNSLDIAAMYPTSWLATDVLMFIGGGSAGTAGGIKVTTFAVLAYVLWAELRGETHVNAGHRRLAATVQRQALAIALLGLGLVIIATYALLALTPHGLDKVLFEVVSAVATVGLSTGITADLTAAGQLIITVLMFAGRVGPATLFSALALRDRTRRYELPEEKIIVG, via the coding sequence GTGATACGCCGCCCTGTCTCCCGGACGCTGCTGGAGCGCTTCCAGCACCCGGCCCAGATCATCGTGACCGCGTTCGCCGCCGCCGCGGCGGTCGGCACCGGCCTGCTGGACACCCCCTGGGCGGCCGAATCCGGCGTCGAGACCCGGCTGATCGACGCGCTGTTCACCGCGGTCTCGGCGGTGTGCGTGACCGGGCTGGTGACCGTGGACACCGCCAGCCACTGGTCGGCCTTCGGCGAGGTCGTCATCATGGTGCTGATCCAGATCGGCGGCCTGGGCATCATGACGCTGGCCACCTTGTTCGCGATGATGATCTCCGGGAGGATCGGCCTGCGCGCCCGGATGTGGGCCCAGGCAGAGACCAAGGCTCCGCATCTGAGCGACCTGCGCCGGGTGATCGGCAACGTGGTGCTGTTCACCTTGGCCTGTGAAGCGCTGGTCGCCGTCGCGCTCGCCGCCCGGTTTGCCATCGGCTACGGCGAGTCACCCGGCCGCGCCGCCTACCTGGGCCTGTTTCACGCGATCTCGGCGTTCAACAACGCCGGTTTCGGACTGTGGCCCGACAACCTGATGCGGTTCTCCACCGATGTGTGGGTGTGCCTGCCGATCGTCGCGGCCGTCATCGTCGGCGGCCTGGGTTATCCGGTGATCTTCGAGCTGCGCCGCTCCTGGCGCCGGCCCGAACGGTGGTCGATGCTGACCCGCATCACCGTCACCACCACCCTGGTCCTGCTGGTCGCGGGCTTTGCGGTCTTCACGATCACCGAGTGGGCCAACCCCAAGACCCTCGGCCCGATGGGGGTGGGCGGCAAGCTGCTGGCCGGGTTCTTCACCGGGGTGATGCCGCGCACGGCCGGGTTCAACAGCCTCGACATCGCCGCCATGTATCCGACCAGTTGGCTGGCCACCGACGTCTTGATGTTCATCGGCGGTGGCAGCGCCGGCACCGCCGGCGGCATCAAGGTCACCACCTTCGCCGTGCTGGCCTATGTGTTGTGGGCCGAGTTGCGCGGCGAGACCCACGTCAACGCCGGCCACCGCCGTCTGGCCGCCACCGTGCAGCGTCAGGCGCTGGCCATCGCTCTGCTGGGCCTGGGCCTGGTCATCATCGCCACCTACGCGCTGCTGGCCCTGACTCCGCACGGTTTGGACAAGGTGTTGTTCGAGGTGGTCTCGGCGGTCGCCACGGTGGGCCTGTCCACGGGCATCACCGCCGACCTCACCGCGGCCGGGCAACTCATCATCACCGTGCTCATGTTCGCCGGCCGGGTCGGCCCGGCCACCTTGTTCTCCGCGCTGGCGCTACGTGATCGCACCCGCCGCTACGAGCTGCCCGAGGAGAAGATCATCGTCGGCTGA
- a CDS encoding alpha/beta fold hydrolase, with protein MTVLERETSTARLAAGAVEYRMEGEGPETVVIFHGGHMRAGLALGEEVFTTSGHRVLVPSRPGYGRTPLSTATTPAAFADVVAQLCHALGIERVAAVVGISAGGRTALTMAARHPDLAHQVILQSAVGFTPWPDRRTRLGGRLVFGARVEAVTWAAVRALMRAAPQVGLRLLLRDLSTRPIGQVMAGLSEHDRAELVALFMLMRSREGFVNDMLAVPDCAGQVTQPALVIASRTDRSVPFTHAESLAAAIPRAELVESRADGHMIWFTPDYPAIADRIKDFLTAA; from the coding sequence ATGACGGTCCTGGAGCGAGAGACGAGCACCGCCCGCCTGGCGGCGGGTGCGGTGGAGTACCGGATGGAGGGCGAGGGGCCCGAGACGGTCGTGATCTTTCACGGTGGTCACATGCGGGCCGGGCTGGCCCTGGGCGAGGAGGTCTTCACCACCTCGGGGCACCGGGTGCTCGTGCCTTCTCGCCCCGGATACGGGCGTACCCCCCTGTCCACGGCCACCACTCCGGCCGCCTTCGCCGACGTCGTCGCGCAGCTGTGCCACGCCCTGGGCATCGAGCGGGTCGCCGCGGTGGTGGGCATCTCGGCGGGGGGACGCACCGCGCTGACCATGGCCGCCCGCCATCCGGACCTGGCGCACCAGGTGATCCTGCAAAGCGCGGTCGGCTTCACCCCCTGGCCCGACCGGCGCACCCGTCTGGGCGGCCGCCTGGTGTTCGGCGCCCGCGTCGAGGCCGTCACCTGGGCGGCGGTGCGAGCGCTGATGCGCGCGGCGCCGCAGGTCGGGTTGCGGTTGTTGCTGCGTGATCTGTCCACCCGGCCGATCGGCCAGGTCATGGCAGGTCTGAGCGAGCACGACCGGGCCGAGTTGGTCGCGCTGTTCATGCTCATGCGCTCAAGGGAGGGCTTCGTCAACGACATGCTGGCCGTGCCCGACTGCGCCGGGCAGGTCACCCAGCCGGCCCTGGTCATCGCCAGCCGCACCGACCGCTCGGTCCCCTTCACCCACGCCGAGTCCCTCGCCGCGGCCATCCCGCGGGCCGAGCTGGTCGAGAGCAGAGCTGATGGTCACATGATCTGGTTCACCCCCGACTACCCGGCGATCGCCGACAGGATCAAGGACTTCCTCACTGCGGCCTGA
- a CDS encoding GbsR/MarR family transcriptional regulator yields the protein MNDRYEQWQAAERLALTLIEGGMQRMAARTLAVFLFTDQESVTAGEIADRLEASAGSVSGAIKSLLTVGLIERLPAPGSRREHYRLRDDAWATLFTSQNTVIQAMLQAAAAGIAATENADPAHQRLAQMHAFYEFLLGELPALLHRWHQQTG from the coding sequence ATGAACGACCGGTATGAGCAGTGGCAGGCGGCCGAACGGCTGGCCCTGACTCTGATCGAGGGCGGCATGCAGCGCATGGCCGCGCGCACCCTGGCGGTCTTTCTGTTCACCGACCAGGAAAGCGTCACCGCCGGCGAGATCGCCGACCGACTGGAGGCCAGCGCGGGCTCGGTCTCCGGCGCCATCAAATCCCTGCTGACGGTCGGTCTGATCGAGCGTCTGCCCGCCCCCGGCAGCCGCCGCGAGCACTACCGGCTCCGCGACGACGCCTGGGCCACCCTGTTCACCAGCCAGAACACCGTCATCCAGGCCATGCTCCAGGCCGCGGCCGCCGGGATCGCCGCCACCGAAAACGCCGACCCCGCCCACCAGCGCCTGGCTCAGATGCACGCCTTCTACGAATTCCTGCTCGGCGAACTCCCCGCCTTGCTGCACCGCTGGCACCAGCAAACCGGCTGA
- a CDS encoding CocE/NonD family hydrolase: MTLLSRIYGVRPALRHRVRVRRNVEIPAADGVRLLATHYYPAGQHRPPLVLLRSPYGRGNALDQLPNLLAERGYQVLYQSLRGTAGCGGRFGGFVIDPADADGTLSWLRAQPWFGGELATWGASYLGLAQWELAARDIPEWKIALIQDAPSEFARGFMYPGGAFATGNALGWVQLVERMFTGGYGITRQMAGLVGAGRRLSRATLTLPLQEADQALTGHPVPWFRHWVRHGPGEPYWASTDHRANTARMPPMVHLQGGWHDFFLPGILADYAALVAAGRQVRLLVGPWGHGRGLYTREGLTDALAMLDAALLGRQAAAGVRLFVTGAGRWIDMPAWPPAHEATPWFLHPDGGLSRTSHDGRSSPSRYRYDPTDPTPTVGGTQVGLTAGAKDNRPIEARADVLTFTTVPLAEDVEAIGPVRVRLHARSANPHVDYFARLCDVDPRGRSVNVCDGIVRLHNPGDVRVADIALWPMAHRFKRGQRIRLQVSSGAHPRFGRNSGTGEPLATGTSLRPSKHEIFHDHNHPSALWLPLSSGAS; this comes from the coding sequence ATGACCCTGCTCAGCCGCATATACGGCGTGCGCCCTGCCCTGCGTCACCGGGTGCGGGTGCGGCGGAACGTGGAGATCCCGGCCGCCGATGGGGTGCGGCTGCTGGCCACGCACTACTACCCGGCCGGTCAGCACCGGCCCCCGCTGGTCCTGCTACGCAGCCCGTACGGCCGCGGCAACGCGCTGGACCAGCTGCCGAACCTGCTGGCCGAGCGCGGCTACCAGGTGCTGTACCAGAGCCTGCGCGGCACGGCCGGATGCGGTGGCCGCTTCGGCGGGTTCGTCATCGACCCGGCCGACGCCGACGGCACCCTGAGCTGGCTGCGCGCCCAGCCGTGGTTCGGCGGCGAGCTGGCCACCTGGGGTGCCAGCTACCTCGGCCTCGCCCAGTGGGAGCTGGCCGCCCGGGACATCCCGGAATGGAAGATCGCACTCATCCAGGACGCGCCATCGGAGTTCGCTCGCGGCTTCATGTACCCCGGAGGAGCCTTCGCGACGGGTAACGCCCTCGGCTGGGTGCAGCTGGTGGAGCGGATGTTCACCGGCGGCTACGGCATCACCCGCCAAATGGCCGGGCTGGTCGGCGCCGGGCGGCGGCTGTCGCGTGCCACGCTCACCCTGCCGCTGCAGGAAGCCGATCAGGCGCTGACCGGGCACCCCGTGCCCTGGTTCCGGCACTGGGTCCGGCACGGTCCCGGCGAGCCGTACTGGGCAAGCACCGACCACCGCGCCAACACCGCCCGCATGCCACCCATGGTGCACCTGCAGGGCGGCTGGCACGACTTCTTCCTGCCCGGCATACTGGCCGACTACGCCGCCCTGGTCGCCGCGGGGCGTCAGGTGCGGCTACTGGTGGGACCGTGGGGGCACGGGCGCGGGCTCTACACCCGCGAAGGGCTGACCGACGCGCTCGCCATGCTGGATGCCGCGCTGCTCGGACGGCAGGCGGCCGCTGGCGTGCGGCTGTTCGTCACCGGCGCTGGCCGCTGGATCGACATGCCCGCCTGGCCGCCCGCGCACGAGGCGACGCCCTGGTTCCTGCACCCGGACGGCGGGCTCAGCCGCACCTCGCACGACGGCCGGAGCTCTCCCAGCCGCTACCGCTACGACCCCACCGACCCGACCCCCACCGTCGGCGGCACGCAGGTGGGTCTGACAGCCGGGGCGAAGGACAACCGGCCCATCGAAGCCAGAGCCGATGTGCTGACCTTCACCACCGTGCCCCTGGCCGAGGACGTCGAGGCCATCGGTCCGGTCCGCGTCCGTCTGCACGCCCGCTCGGCCAACCCGCACGTCGACTACTTCGCCCGATTGTGCGACGTGGACCCACGCGGCCGATCGGTCAACGTGTGCGACGGCATCGTCCGGCTGCACAACCCCGGCGACGTCCGGGTCGCCGACATCGCCCTGTGGCCGATGGCCCACCGCTTCAAGCGCGGCCAGCGCATCCGGCTGCAGGTCTCCAGTGGCGCCCACCCACGCTTCGGCCGTAACTCCGGCACCGGCGAACCGCTCGCGACCGGGACCAGCCTGCGCCCCTCGAAACACGAAATCTTCCACGACCACAACCACCCGTCAGCCCTCTGGCTGCCCCTCTCCTCAGGAGCATCATGA
- a CDS encoding reductase yields the protein MKVLVLGGTHHVGRTLVETALERGDEVSTLNRGLSRDPAPGVRALIADRTDPESVRLALGEREWDAVIDTWAWVPRVVRDSARLLSSRTGHYGYVSSRGVHRWPWPAGADERAPLVDGDPGSTDDADYAAAKRGGELAVLESFAGRALLARAGMILGPYEDVGRIPWWLRRLEKGGRVLAPAPPETPLQYLDVRDLATWMLQSAERGLSGAFTVTGPPGAITLGELLTTALEVTGFDTELVWAPPELLMRHGLPLGMEFGLRLPDGSAPSGMHDADVSAALAEGLTARPLRETLADTWAWLQAEGDPAPRADAPSPDTWLDAAAEQRLLDQLSH from the coding sequence ATGAAAGTCCTCGTCCTCGGCGGCACCCACCACGTGGGCCGCACCCTCGTGGAGACCGCGCTGGAGCGCGGCGATGAGGTGAGCACGCTCAACCGCGGCCTCAGCCGCGACCCCGCCCCCGGGGTGCGGGCGCTGATCGCCGACCGCACCGATCCCGAGTCCGTACGGCTGGCGCTGGGTGAGAGGGAGTGGGACGCGGTCATCGACACCTGGGCCTGGGTGCCGAGGGTGGTGCGTGACAGCGCCCGCCTGCTGTCCAGCCGGACCGGGCACTACGGCTACGTCTCCAGCCGCGGCGTGCACCGCTGGCCCTGGCCCGCCGGCGCCGACGAGCGGGCACCCCTGGTCGACGGCGACCCCGGCAGTACGGACGACGCCGATTACGCCGCGGCCAAGCGTGGCGGCGAACTCGCCGTCCTGGAATCGTTCGCCGGACGGGCCCTGCTGGCCAGGGCCGGGATGATCCTCGGCCCGTACGAGGACGTCGGCCGCATCCCCTGGTGGCTGCGCCGCCTGGAGAAGGGCGGCCGGGTCCTGGCCCCCGCCCCGCCCGAGACGCCGTTGCAGTACCTCGACGTCCGGGACCTGGCCACCTGGATGCTGCAGTCGGCTGAGCGCGGCCTGAGTGGCGCCTTCACCGTGACCGGCCCGCCGGGCGCGATCACCCTCGGCGAGCTGCTCACCACGGCGCTGGAGGTCACCGGCTTCGACACCGAACTGGTGTGGGCGCCGCCGGAGCTGCTCATGCGGCACGGCCTGCCGCTCGGCATGGAGTTCGGGCTGCGACTGCCCGACGGCAGCGCACCGAGCGGCATGCACGACGCCGACGTCAGCGCCGCTCTGGCCGAAGGGCTCACCGCGCGTCCGCTGCGCGAGACCCTCGCCGACACCTGGGCCTGGCTCCAGGCCGAAGGCGACCCGGCACCCCGCGCTGACGCGCCCTCACCCGACACCTGGCTGGATGCCGCCGCGGAACAGCGGCTGCTCGACCAGCTCTCCCACTGA